AACGAATTTTAACCTCTTTTCTCCCTCTAAATGACACAATGTTGTCATCCTGTTGTGCCAAACTTCTTGTAGAAACTTTAAAGGAGTCTGCAATGAGAATAAAAAAGAGAAGTGGTGTTAGCTCCTGGAAATATGTTGACAAAGAGGTTGTTGATAAAATCACTCTTTGGATATTGCGAGTAATATTTAGACTTGATAGCTTTAATACATTTTTAGACTCCTACGGTAGTTTTTATCATGATTCTCTTGCATATTTTTTGGGTTTAGAAGAGTATGTTAATTGTGGTGATATTAAAAAATCTGAAGTTTTTGAAAAGCTTCATAAAAAATATACTGAGTTAGAAAAAAGAAAAAATTTTACTTCTCATAAAATTTTGACAAACAATCTCAAAAAAATTGCTTCATTGATGGATCTTAATGAGGTTGAAGTTACTATTTTAGAGTTTGTAATTTTCATGAACTACTATGATATTTTAGAAAGAGCATTAAGTATGATTGATGAAAATTTCAATCTAACGCGTCTTAGAAAAGCTTTGAGCTTTCTTCTTGATATTCCAATATCTCGTATCAATGAAGCACTAAAACCTGATAGCAAACTTATCAAGTCTGGAATTATTTCTATAAGTCCTTATAAAGGCTATTTTAGTGACAAAATAGAAGTGATTTCAGAAAAATTTGTTGAAAATATCTGCACTTTTGATGGAGATATTACATTACTTTTAAAAGATATTATAAGAAAAGTAGAGCGCAAAGAGAGTTTGACACTGCAAGATTATGAATATATCTCAAAAGATGCTTATACTATTTTAAACTATCTCAAACTAGCAATTAAAAAGAGACAAAAAGGTGTTAATATCTTGCTCTATGGAGTTCCAGGAACTGGAAAGACTGAATTTGCAAAAACTATTGCAAAAAGCTTGCAATTGGAGCTGTTTGAAGTAAGTTATGCAGACGAAAAGGATGAAGCTATCGATGGGTATAGGAGAATTCGAGCTTTAAAAGCCGCACAGGCACTTTTATCAAATAAAAATATTCTTCTTTTATATGATGAAGCAGAAGATATTTTTGACAAAAGCGATAGCCTTTTTGCACCAACAAGACAGGAAAACAAGGCTTGGATTAACAAAACATTGGAAAATAATGATCTGCCAACAATTTGGATAACAAATAATATTCAAAGTATTGATGATGCGATAATTAGAAGATTTGATTATGTTTTAGAGTTGCCAATACCTCATAAAGATCAAAGAAAAAAGATAATAAAAAAATACTCCAATAACCTTTTAAATGAAAATACAATTGAAGCACTCTCAGAGCATGAACATATCGCCCCAGCAATTATAAGCAGAGCTTCCAAAGTTGTAAAAAACATTGAAACAAAAGAGCAAGAAGATATCTTTATCCGTATTATAAACAATACACTCAAAGCACAAGGGCATAAAGAGATTGTATCTACAAAAAAAGATAGTGCCTCTTTGCCTAAAGTTTACGATCCAAGTTTTGTCAATACAACTACTGATCTTGAAAAACTAACCCAAGGAATCAAAAAACACCCAAACGCACGTATCTGTCTTTATGGACCTCCAGGAACAGGCAAAAGTGCTTTTGCAAAGTATATTGCAAAACGCTTGGATAAATCAATCATCCTAAAAAAAGCGAGTGATTTACAAAGTATGTGGGTGGGAGGCACAGAAAAAAATATTGCAAGAGCTTTTGAAGAAGCAAGAAAAAGTGATGCAGTGCTCATTTTCGATGAAGTAGACAGTTTCTTGCAAGATAGAATGCACGCAAGAGCTTCATGGGAGGTAAGCCAAGTCAATGAGATGTTGGTGCAGATGGAAAACTTTGATGGGATTTTTATAGCCACTACAAACCTTATGGATAATCTTGATAAAGCAAGTTTGAGACGATTTGATCTCAAGCTAAAATTTGACTTTTTAACCAAAAGCCAATCATGGCAGATTTTCAAAGCCTATTGCAAAGAATTAGGACTTCCAAACCCAAAAAACAGCATAAAAAAAGAGGTTGAAAATTTACAATTCTTAACTCCTGGAGACTTTGCGGCGGTTGTGAGGCAAAGTAGATTTAGACCGATTGAAGATGTAGAAGATTTTCTTCAAAGATTAAAAGATGAAGTTGCAATAAAAGATATAGCTTTAAACAAAAAAATGGGGTTTGTAGCTTCATGAAAGGAGAGCCCATGAAAATAGCAATCACTGGACATGTAAATATAGAAAAAGCAAACGGCAAAAAGCTAATCGATTACAGAAAATATGATGAGGAGGTTTTTGAGAAAGTCTATGAAGAGATAGCTTTGATGATGGAAAAAGTTTTTGAAGATTTACATATTGAAAAAAATGATGTTGTGCTTATTTCAGGAATGGCAAGGGGTGTTGATGAGATATTCGCCCTCTATGCCATGAATAATGGTTTGCCTCTCTTTGCAGCCATTCCTCATAAAATCTATTGGCACAAAGCAAGAAAAGAGAGTGCCATCCGATATGATGAGATTTTGGAGTATGCAAAAAAGAGCGCAGGATTTCAAGAGATTTCAAAAAATTATAAAAACATTGGATCTTCATTTTTTGCTCGCAATCAATTTATGGTTGATATGGCGGATATCGTAATTTCTTATATGAAATATAACTCCCCTGGCACTATGGATACGATAAAACGGGCAAAAGAAGCTGGGAAGTATTATGGGAATGTTTTAGATCTCATAACAAAATAGTGGAGAATAGTAATGAGTTTAAGAATTTGCAATATAAATCGTAGTAATTCTCAAATGACTCGTGTGTTTGTAGATGAAGAGGGAATCTATTATCTTTGGATAATCTATTCAGGTTATCCCGATCTTGAAATAGTTCCTTTCAAGAAGAAAAATAATAAATTTATAGAGATAAAAACACCAAAAGTGGATGAGTTGTATGACTATTTAAGATATAGATTTTCTAATGAAACCGTTTTTGAAATAGAAAAATTTTTTGAATCTTTGCGGTGGGATTATAGCAAATTTACTATTCCTAAAAATATTGTTGAAAAGTTTGGTGAGAAGTTTTGTGAATATTTTTTAAGAGATCGTGATGATGAGTTTATATTTATGGATCCCTATGCCAAACATTGGATCATAGATTTTGAAAAAGTAAGAAGCAAAGAAAAAGAGTTTTTGAAAGAGCCAGAGCTTTTGCCTTTTACCATTACCGAGCTTGGAGTAACATTAACAAAAGATTTAGAACTAAAAAAAGATGGCAAAAATTTGAGCATAGAGGAGTTTTGGAAAACATATAATGAGTATAGATTGAGCCTCATACCAATTGCAAAGAAGAAAGACAAGATTTTTAGAAAAATAGAAGAGGATTTAGGAAAACGAGTTAAAGACTCTTTGAGAGAAATCAAAAGTAAAAAAATAAGTGATTACAATATCGAGATAAAAGTGAAAGTTTTTGATACAATATTAGGATATGAGCAAATTTTAGAACTGATTTATACAGAAGAGATGTTTGAAGATAATGTTTTATATCATTTGAGGGAATTAAACAATATAGAAGTTTGCCGCCTTTTTTGGCATTTGATAGAGTTTTTTGGGTTGAGAATCATAACTACTAAGCTTTCATTCTGGAGCGAGATAATAATAGATAATCAGAAGTTTTTTAAATTGTAAGAGCAATGAAAAATAAATTTTTTAAGATTTTTAATAATATAATAAAATCATTCAGATAAACAAAAGGTTTGTTTATGTCTCAAAACGAACAGTTATGTGCGTATCATTATAGAATAAAGAATTTAGAAGATAAATCACTTGTCATTCCAGAGTTCCAAAGACCTTACGAATGGGATAAAAATCAGGTAGAGCAGTTTTTAAAAGATTTAGATGAGGTATTTAACAAACAAAAAGATAGTAGTTTTGAGTATCTTATAGGAAATATGGTGATTTATAAAAATGAGAATGAGTGGCAAATAGTTGATGGACAGCAAAGAATAATAACTTTAGGCATCGTATTGCAAGTTTTAGGATATGAGGAATTTTGCAAAAAAATAGAAGTAAAAACCTCTACAATGAAAACAAATAAAAATATTTTTAATAATAAAAAAGTCATAGAAAATTTTTTTAGCAACTATTCTCAAAAAAATGAATTTAAACAATTTTTATTATCAA
The Nitratiruptor tergarcus DSM 16512 genome window above contains:
- a CDS encoding AAA family ATPase, encoding MRIKKRSGVSSWKYVDKEVVDKITLWILRVIFRLDSFNTFLDSYGSFYHDSLAYFLGLEEYVNCGDIKKSEVFEKLHKKYTELEKRKNFTSHKILTNNLKKIASLMDLNEVEVTILEFVIFMNYYDILERALSMIDENFNLTRLRKALSFLLDIPISRINEALKPDSKLIKSGIISISPYKGYFSDKIEVISEKFVENICTFDGDITLLLKDIIRKVERKESLTLQDYEYISKDAYTILNYLKLAIKKRQKGVNILLYGVPGTGKTEFAKTIAKSLQLELFEVSYADEKDEAIDGYRRIRALKAAQALLSNKNILLLYDEAEDIFDKSDSLFAPTRQENKAWINKTLENNDLPTIWITNNIQSIDDAIIRRFDYVLELPIPHKDQRKKIIKKYSNNLLNENTIEALSEHEHIAPAIISRASKVVKNIETKEQEDIFIRIINNTLKAQGHKEIVSTKKDSASLPKVYDPSFVNTTTDLEKLTQGIKKHPNARICLYGPPGTGKSAFAKYIAKRLDKSIILKKASDLQSMWVGGTEKNIARAFEEARKSDAVLIFDEVDSFLQDRMHARASWEVSQVNEMLVQMENFDGIFIATTNLMDNLDKASLRRFDLKLKFDFLTKSQSWQIFKAYCKELGLPNPKNSIKKEVENLQFLTPGDFAAVVRQSRFRPIEDVEDFLQRLKDEVAIKDIALNKKMGFVAS
- a CDS encoding DNA-processing protein DprA; translation: MKIAITGHVNIEKANGKKLIDYRKYDEEVFEKVYEEIALMMEKVFEDLHIEKNDVVLISGMARGVDEIFALYAMNNGLPLFAAIPHKIYWHKARKESAIRYDEILEYAKKSAGFQEISKNYKNIGSSFFARNQFMVDMADIVISYMKYNSPGTMDTIKRAKEAGKYYGNVLDLITK